From Chrysiogenia bacterium, one genomic window encodes:
- a CDS encoding 1-acyl-sn-glycerol-3-phosphate acyltransferase, producing MYRKISPVIFGAALAPYFFVLALYLRTTVVPMLFLRERTGRRMLNSLVRFWGVNFFRMGAAINQINITATGFKPEPGKSYLILSNHQSIIDIALLFWVFRESHVKFVMKKELKWFIPNISPATRMARFAFLDRAAGAKANEKFLKDFASAVAEEGTGCVIFPEGTRSRDGKLRQFKRAGVMMLADNLDMEVLAVSLDGTWRAATPMDLYNYLPGLDIKIHIEEPRDVKELRENPKEFLHQVRETMRSRLEEFRGEPVEDHVPSARRNTAQAAG from the coding sequence ATGTATCGCAAGATCTCACCAGTCATCTTCGGGGCGGCGCTTGCTCCCTATTTCTTCGTGTTGGCGCTCTATCTGCGCACGACGGTGGTGCCCATGCTGTTCCTTCGGGAACGCACGGGCCGCCGCATGCTCAACTCGCTGGTCCGCTTCTGGGGCGTGAATTTCTTCCGCATGGGTGCGGCCATCAACCAGATCAACATCACGGCCACCGGGTTCAAACCCGAACCGGGCAAGTCCTATCTCATCCTCTCGAACCACCAGAGCATCATCGACATCGCCCTGCTCTTCTGGGTATTCCGCGAGAGCCACGTGAAGTTCGTGATGAAGAAGGAACTCAAGTGGTTCATTCCCAACATCAGCCCGGCCACGCGCATGGCACGCTTCGCGTTCCTTGATCGCGCCGCAGGCGCGAAGGCCAATGAAAAATTCCTCAAGGACTTCGCCTCAGCCGTTGCCGAAGAAGGCACGGGCTGCGTGATCTTTCCGGAGGGAACGCGCAGCCGCGACGGCAAGCTGCGGCAGTTCAAGCGCGCGGGCGTGATGATGCTCGCCGACAACCTCGACATGGAAGTGCTGGCCGTATCGCTGGACGGCACCTGGCGCGCGGCCACGCCAATGGACCTCTACAATTACCTGCCGGGACTCGACATCAAGATTCATATCGAAGAACCCCGCGACGTCAAAGAACTGCGCGAGAATCCCAAGGAGTTTCTTCATCAGGTGCGCGAGACCATGCGCTCGCGGCTCGAAGAATTCCGGGGCGAGCCCGTAGAGGACCACGTCCCCTCGGCCCGCCGCAACACGGCGCAGGCCGCCGGTTGA
- the rsmI gene encoding 16S rRNA (cytidine(1402)-2'-O)-methyltransferase — MSSLYLVATPIGNLEDLSPRAARILGEVDVIAAEDTRRSRKLLTAFGIKAGALLAYHEHNEKKQALALCNMLDEGKSLALVTDAGTPGISDPGYRLVCEAIARGHDVIPIPGPNAAIALLGASGLPTDRFVFAGFVPQKEGARHKFFEDLLAERGTILMHESPNRLEKTLKAIAQTLGPERQLAIGRELTKLHEEILRGSVGEFLESLAGKTLPGEIVLALEGDREKRPAPDQETIDAAIDEALHDRGLSVRDVSDLLAERFSLPRKQVYRRALERAGRQGPE; from the coding sequence ATGTCCTCGCTGTATCTGGTCGCCACGCCCATCGGGAACCTGGAGGATCTCTCCCCCAGGGCCGCCCGCATTCTGGGCGAGGTGGACGTGATCGCGGCTGAGGACACGCGTCGCTCGCGCAAGCTGCTCACCGCCTTCGGCATCAAGGCCGGCGCCCTGCTGGCCTACCACGAACACAACGAAAAGAAGCAGGCGCTCGCCCTGTGCAACATGCTCGATGAGGGCAAGTCCCTGGCACTCGTCACCGACGCGGGCACACCGGGCATTTCGGACCCGGGCTACCGCCTTGTCTGCGAGGCCATCGCGCGCGGCCATGACGTGATTCCCATCCCGGGCCCCAACGCGGCGATTGCGCTGCTCGGGGCCAGCGGCCTGCCCACCGATCGCTTTGTATTCGCCGGGTTCGTTCCACAAAAAGAAGGTGCGCGCCACAAGTTCTTCGAGGACCTGCTGGCCGAACGTGGCACCATCCTGATGCACGAATCACCCAATCGCCTGGAGAAGACCCTCAAGGCGATTGCACAGACGCTGGGGCCCGAGCGGCAACTGGCCATCGGGCGCGAGCTGACCAAGCTGCACGAGGAAATCCTGCGCGGCAGCGTGGGTGAGTTTCTCGAGAGCCTTGCAGGCAAGACCCTGCCCGGCGAGATCGTGCTGGCACTCGAAGGCGACCGGGAAAAACGCCCGGCACCCGATCAGGAAACCATCGACGCCGCCATCGATGAGGCGCTCCATGACCGGGGGCTCTCGGTGCGCGACGTGTCGGACCTGCTGGCCGAGCGCTTTTCTCTGCCGCGCAAGCAGGTATACCGTCGGGCGCTCGAACGCGCGGGCAGGCAGGGACCCGAATGA
- a CDS encoding NUDIX domain-containing protein, with protein sequence MSDDNPIVNISCGIIMRGGKLLVTQRRECDSFAGEWEFPGGKVDPGESPEDACIREIREEIGTPSRIIAPYRFAYHEYEREDDRPALRVLLLFYLMEIEGDPQPVEVADCRWIDIPQLLEMRIIKGSQGVTQQLIDDERAGILPK encoded by the coding sequence ATGAGCGACGACAACCCCATTGTGAACATCAGTTGCGGGATCATCATGCGCGGCGGAAAGCTCCTGGTGACCCAGCGCCGCGAGTGCGACAGCTTCGCCGGTGAGTGGGAATTCCCCGGCGGCAAGGTCGACCCCGGCGAGTCGCCCGAAGACGCCTGCATCCGCGAGATCCGCGAGGAGATCGGCACCCCCTCGCGCATCATTGCGCCCTACCGGTTCGCCTACCATGAGTACGAGCGCGAGGACGACCGCCCGGCGCTGCGCGTGCTGCTGCTGTTCTACCTGATGGAGATCGAGGGCGACCCACAGCCGGTCGAAGTGGCCGATTGCCGGTGGATCGACATTCCCCAGCTTCTGGAGATGCGGATCATCAAGGGAAGCCAGGGGGTCACCCAGCAGCTCATCGACGATGAGCGCGCTGGCATTCTCCCCAAGTAA
- the groES gene encoding co-chaperone GroES produces MATKIRPLGDRLLVERLEAEEKTKGGLIIPDAAKEKPQEGKVVAVGNGVLGEDGKRVPLEVKAGDTVLFSKWGGTEVTLDGKEVLIMKEEDILGIVES; encoded by the coding sequence ATGGCAACCAAGATTCGACCCCTCGGTGATCGTCTGCTCGTGGAGCGACTTGAGGCTGAGGAAAAGACCAAGGGCGGACTCATCATTCCCGACGCGGCCAAAGAAAAGCCCCAGGAGGGCAAGGTCGTTGCAGTCGGTAACGGCGTGCTCGGCGAAGACGGCAAGCGCGTTCCCCTCGAAGTGAAGGCCGGCGATACCGTCCTCTTCTCCAAGTGGGGCGGCACCGAAGTCACCCTCGACGGCAAGGAAGTCCTCATCATGAAGGAAGAGGACATCCTGGGCATCGTCGAATCCTGA